A single window of Kwoniella dejecticola CBS 10117 chromosome 8, complete sequence DNA harbors:
- a CDS encoding peptidyl-prolyl cis-trans isomerase D: MPNTITYFDITIAGSPAGRLTFELYDDVVPKTADNFKHLCLGDKTNASGRKLAYEGSNFHRCIKSFMLQGGDFTNGNGTGGESIYGEKFEDEGFTLKHDKPMLLSMANAGPNTNGSQFFITTVPTPHLDGKHVVFGRVRSNKGLVRRIEALPTTSDKPNEEVKIAAAGVLTVEDIAKEDEEKKKAQEASSGEDIWEDYPQDEEGIDAEKADEALSVALKLKDVGTKEFKAGQFATALDKYQKALRYLDVHPVLPDDAPKEQIEGYRSARIPLLTNAALAALKCTPPAATLAMILTTRALAIPDLTPAEKGKALYRRALAEIQKKEDEEAEKDLKAALECVPGDAGVLKALKDVETKRKERKEKERKAFSKMFG, from the exons ATGCCAAACACCATCACTTACTtcgacatcaccatcgcTGGATCCCCGGCTGGCCGACTGACCTTTGAGTTGTACGATGATGTGGTACCTAAG ACAGCCGACAATTTCAAGCACCTCTGTCTCGGCGACAAGACCAATGCCTCAGGCCGCAAATTGGCGTACGAGGGCTCAAACTTCCACCGATGTATCAAGAGCTTCATGCTTCAGGGCGGAGACTTCACCAATGGGAATGGTACAGGTGGTGAATCCATCTACGGGGAGAAG TTCGAGGACGAAGGCTTCACTTTGAAACACGATAAACCTATGTTACTCTCCATGGCCAACGCTGGACCCAATACCAACGGCTCCcaattcttcatcaccaC CGTACCTACCCCTCACTTGGATGGAAAACACGTAGTCTTCGGAAGAGTGAGATCGAATAAAGGATTAGTCCGACGAATCGAAGCTCTGCCCACTACGTCGGACAAGCCAAACGAAGAGGTAAAAATCGCCGCTGCTGGTGTTTTGACGGTTGAGGATATCGCtaaagaggacgaagagaagaagaaagcacaAGAAGCAAGTAGCGGTGAGGATATctgggag GATTATCctcaagatgaggagggtATTGATGCTGAGAAAGCCGATGAGGCTTTGAGCGTAGCATTGAAGCTGAAAGACGTCGGTACCAA AGAATTCAAAGCTGGACAATTCGCTACTGCTTTGGACAAGTACCAAAAGGCCTTGAGGTATCTCGATGTCCATCCTGTCTTACCTGATGACGCACCTAAAGAACAAATCGAGGGTTACAGATCAGC CCGAATCCCATTATTGACTAACGCCGCATTGGCCGCACTGAAATGCACACCGCCCGCTGCTACACTCGCTATGATACTCACTACCCGAGCGTTGGCCATTCCCGATCTCACTCCAGCGGAGAAAGGTAAAGCTTTGTACCGACGAGCATTAGCTGAGATCcaaaagaaggaggacgaagaagctgagaaagaccTGAAAGCGGCTTTGGAATGTGTGCCCGGCGATGCGGGTGTGTTGAAGGCCTTGAAGGATGTGGAGACCAAGcgaaaggagaggaaggagaaagagaggaaagcTTTCTCGAAGATGTTTGGATAG
- a CDS encoding nucleolar protein 58, whose product MLVLAETSIGFVVFKLSNDAKLDSKDLWKEFETPEGANKALKVQAIQRFTSTATAVEDLAAIQEGRLTDSLSKFLAEAAGGAAEDGDKKKKKKKLEEMLVVSDPKLAGTINKTLSIPVLSDSSTQDLYRGIRQQLASLLGGVDQKDLNTMSLGLGHSLSRFKLKFSTDKVDTMVIQAIALLDDLDKEINIYSMRVKEWYGWHFPEMAKIIVDNLAYARVVKAMGFRTNASSTSFELILPEDLEATIKAAAELSMGTEISDSDMAHIHSLCDQVISITEYRTQLSEYLRNRMQAIAPNLTALVGELVGARLISHAGSLMNLAKHPASTVQILGAEKALFRALKTKHDTPKYGLIYHASLIGQAPQKLKGKMARMVATKAALSIRVDALSDAESRSDAASAEVGITNRVKLESRLRALEHQAGIQSVRKVTSGVNGRQQPRFDLGASANGSGSYNSTTDNVPLDSVNGLLPTQPAGAVAKAVEAVLEVKEEKRAEKGSDTDPTKKDKKKKRKSEVPTSAADVTMDDADMSVVVGETKEERKARKEAKKAAKAAKKASEENGDSSEKKSKKRRAEDGEAGDASVVVDGEKKKKKKKRDSEAA is encoded by the exons ATGCTGGTCCTTGCCGAAACATCGATCGGATTCGTGGTGTTCAAGTTGAGCAATGATGCCAAGCTCGACTCCAAGGACCTATGGAAGGAATTTGAAACACCTGAGGGAGCCAACAAAGC CTTGAAAGTCCAAGCCATCCAACGATTCACCTCGACAGCTACCGCTGTCGAAGACCTAGCCGCCATCCAGGAAGGTCGTCTGACCGATTCGCTGTCCAAATTCTTAGCAGAGGCCGCCGGAGGTGCTGCCGAAGATGGCgacaagaagaaaaagaagaagaagttggaagaaaTGCTGGTTGTTTCTGATCCCAAATTAG CTGGAACCATTAACAAAACCCTATCCATTCCCGTACTATCCGATTCATCAACGCAAGATCTTTACCGAGGTATAAGACAACAGCTCGCCTCTTTACTCGGTGGAGTCGACCAGAAAGATCTCAACACCATGTCACTAGGTCTCGGTCACTCCTTATCTCGATTCAAGTTGAAATTCTCCACCGATAAAGTAGATACCATGGTTATCCAAGCTATTGCTCTTCTAGATGACCTGGACAAGGAAATTAACATCTACTCTATGAGAGTCAAGGAATGGTACGGATGGCATTTCCCAGAAATGGCCAAGATCATCGTGGATAACCTTGCCTACGCCCGAGTCGTCAAAGctatgg GTTTCCGAACAAATGCCTCATCTACTTCATTCGAATTAATTCTTCCGGAAGACCTCGAAGCTACCATCAAAGCCGCCGCAGAATTATCGATGGGAACTGAAATCTCCGATAGCGATATGGCTCACATCCACTCGCTATGTGATCAAGTCATCTCAATTACCGAATACCGAACTCAACTCTCCGAATACCTTCGAAACCGAATGCAAGCTATTGCGCCCAACTTGACCGCCTTGGTCGGTGAATTAGTTGGAGCTCGTCTGATCTCTCACGCCGGTTCATTAATGAACCTCGCCAAGCACCCTGCGTCCACCGTCCAAATCCTCGGTGCCGAAAAGGCTCTGTTCAGAGCTTTGAAAACTAAACACGATACTCCTAAATACGGTCTGATCTACCAT GCATCATTGATCGGTCAAGCCCCTCAAAAGCTAAAAGGTAAAATGGCAAGAATGGTAGCTACCAAAGCGGCCCTCTCTATCCGTGTAGACGCTCTATCGGACGCCGAATCAAGGTCGGACGCAGCTTCAGCCGAAGTCGGAATAACGAATCGAGTCAAACTCGAATCTCGTTTGAGAGCTCTAGAACACCAAGCCGGTATACAATCCGTACGAAAAGTGACATCAGGGGTGAACGGAAGACAACAACCCAGATTCGATTTGGGAGCCTCAGCCAATGGATCTGGTTCATACAACTCGACGACGGACAACGTTCCTCTAGATAGCGTGAATGGATTATTACCCACTCAGCCTGCTGGTGCGGTTGCGAAGGCTGTAGAGGCTGTGTTGGAggtcaaagaggagaagcgggCTGAGAAGGGATCAGATACGGATCCGACtaagaaagataagaagaaaaagaggaagtcgGAAGTGCCCACGTCCGCGGCAGATGTGACGATGGACGATGCCGATATGAGTGTGGTCGTTGGAGAAaccaaggaagagaggaaagctaggaaagaagctaagaaggcg GCTAAGGCAGCTAAGAAGGCTTCAGAGGAGAACGGAGATTCGTCagagaagaaatcgaagaaacGAAGAgcggaagatggagaagctggagaCGCGAGTGTGGTGGTGGATGGcgagaagaaaaagaagaagaagaagagggattctGAAGCTGCTTAG